From Bdellovibrionota bacterium, the proteins below share one genomic window:
- a CDS encoding RHS repeat-associated core domain-containing protein, translating into MKGERQNRLNIRWVVAVMLLSTSAPAQVIQYNYGMIPAHAPHFDSFYNYLYDRNGNLTQITDRYTSAVKQRLEYNSLNKLLRATVGSAVTEYRYDANGNRIEKIGPVGTEKYYGLIEAKGNTKTYYYFLGSRRVAQRTIGGNQYFHHQDHLGSASVLTDSNGAVQSRTSYHEFGSIKYQEGQGGLSDYTYNGKRWDKETNFYDYGARAYNAKMFKFTTPDSIVPDPKNPQSLNRYAYVKNNPLRYLDPSGHASIDPSGSPFNGLQGILQGANGTTLQWTRTTGFPENHVVGYEGLDTRNHAAVFNAMPAFEPGVSGEFAREALWSLMWDHHLDVRNYGDV; encoded by the coding sequence ATGAAGGGGGAGCGACAAAATAGACTGAATATTAGATGGGTTGTCGCGGTCATGCTTCTTTCCACTTCCGCCCCAGCCCAAGTCATCCAATACAACTACGGCATGATCCCAGCGCACGCGCCGCATTTCGATAGTTTCTATAACTATTTGTACGACCGCAACGGAAACCTAACGCAGATCACGGATCGCTACACAAGCGCTGTCAAGCAGCGACTCGAGTACAACTCCCTCAACAAGTTGCTCCGAGCGACAGTGGGTTCAGCGGTCACGGAGTATCGCTACGACGCCAACGGAAATCGAATCGAAAAGATCGGTCCGGTCGGTACGGAAAAGTATTACGGCCTCATCGAGGCCAAAGGGAATACGAAGACGTATTACTACTTTCTCGGAAGCCGGCGAGTCGCCCAGCGAACCATCGGCGGCAATCAATATTTTCATCATCAAGACCATCTCGGCTCAGCTTCGGTCTTGACCGACTCAAACGGCGCAGTTCAATCGCGAACCAGTTACCACGAATTCGGATCGATCAAGTATCAAGAAGGGCAGGGCGGCCTCTCGGACTATACCTATAACGGCAAACGGTGGGACAAGGAGACGAATTTCTACGATTACGGAGCGAGAGCGTACAACGCGAAGATGTTTAAATTCACGACGCCGGATTCAATTGTTCCCGACCCGAAAAATCCCCAGAGCTTGAATCGGTATGCGTACGTCAAAAACAATCCTCTGAGATACCTTGATCCCTCGGGGCATGCGTCGATCGATCCCTCGGGCTCGCCCTTTAACGGCCTTCAAGGGATCCTCCAGGGCGCGAATGGAACTACGCTTCAGTGGACGCGCACGACCGGTTTTCCAGAAAATCACGTCGTGGGGTACGAAGGTCTCGATACACGCAATCACGCCGCCGTCTTTAATGCCATGCCTGCGTTCGAACCAGGCGTGAGTGGTGAATTTGCTCGAGAAGCCTTGTGGAGCTTGATGTGGGATCATCATTTGGATGTAAGAAATTACGGAGATGTGG